A part of bacterium genomic DNA contains:
- a CDS encoding YggS family pyridoxal phosphate-dependent enzyme, giving the protein KAFQARLRTVREINSRALETVRVIVVTKFHPVSEMQQAIAAGVTEIGENRVQEAASKKSELAGSHLRWHGIGQLQTNKAKTAIEVFDELHGIDRIELVDKLGRASAELQKTVACYLQVNVTGKVGQGGCSLSDIPRLLDSMNGYPFLKPVGLMCIASLEEEVGVVGIRNEFAAARSLRDQMITEQRLPEYAGLSMGMSGDWEYAIAEGATLIRIGTAIMGNRS; this is encoded by the coding sequence AAGGCGTTCCAAGCGCGTCTCCGAACAGTTCGCGAAATCAATTCGCGGGCGTTAGAAACCGTTCGAGTGATCGTAGTCACGAAGTTTCACCCGGTATCGGAGATGCAACAGGCGATTGCCGCTGGAGTGACTGAAATTGGTGAGAATCGGGTACAAGAGGCAGCCAGCAAGAAAAGTGAGCTTGCAGGCTCCCATTTACGTTGGCATGGCATCGGACAGTTGCAAACGAACAAAGCGAAAACCGCGATTGAGGTCTTCGATGAGTTACATGGGATCGACCGGATCGAATTAGTTGATAAACTCGGTCGCGCCTCCGCGGAATTGCAGAAAACGGTTGCATGCTATTTGCAAGTGAATGTTACCGGAAAAGTTGGACAAGGCGGTTGTAGTCTAAGCGATATTCCCCGGTTATTGGATAGTATGAATGGCTATCCATTTCTCAAACCGGTTGGTCTAATGTGTATCGCATCGCTCGAAGAAGAAGTTGGAGTAGTTGGCATTCGTAATGAGTTTGCCGCTGCCCGCAGTTTGCGTGACCAAATGATCACCGAACAACGACTACCCGAATATGCCGGATTATCGATGGGGATGAGCGGCGATTGGGAATATGCTATCGCCGAAGGGGCAACGCTGATCCGTATCGGCACAGCCATCATGGGTAATCGAAGTTAG
- a CDS encoding DivIVA domain-containing protein has protein sequence MRLSVQDIRRHNFSRKMRGFDPIEVGAFLELVAQEMELAQRDVTDTRVKLQVAESELDEFRKRERALQDALKHAQEASQQMIDAAKRQTDLLMREAQSDVEREKWKGQQEILRLQDEAVKLQLQKDHFLRRIRHILQAEQELLEVLATESPLIEAIPVVTTEPQSDWTLTPVDTPVEENGRKRTTGKPSARKTVEKTDE, from the coding sequence ATGCGACTATCTGTGCAGGATATTCGAAGACACAATTTCAGCCGTAAGATGCGCGGGTTTGACCCCATCGAAGTTGGCGCATTCCTTGAATTGGTTGCACAGGAAATGGAACTCGCCCAACGCGACGTAACCGACACCCGGGTGAAATTACAAGTCGCTGAAAGCGAATTGGACGAATTCCGGAAGCGGGAGAGGGCGTTGCAGGACGCACTAAAACATGCCCAAGAAGCGTCTCAGCAGATGATAGATGCGGCAAAACGACAAACTGATTTGTTGATGCGGGAGGCGCAATCCGATGTCGAACGGGAGAAGTGGAAAGGCCAGCAAGAGATATTGCGGCTACAGGATGAAGCAGTAAAATTGCAATTACAGAAAGACCACTTCCTTCGCCGTATTCGTCATATTTTGCAAGCAGAACAAGAGTTGTTAGAAGTGTTGGCGACTGAGTCTCCGTTGATTGAGGCTATCCCGGTAGTAACCACCGAACCGCAATCCGATTGGACATTAACCCCGGTAGATACTCCAGTAGAAGAAAATGGCAGAAAACGCACCACAGGAAAGCCGAGTGCGCGAAAGACAGTAGAAAAAACCGATGAGTAA